Proteins co-encoded in one Thermodesulfobacteriota bacterium genomic window:
- a CDS encoding response regulator, with amino-acid sequence MDDEDMIIDIGEQMLKKMGYAVFLAKSGKEALKIYEKNKDKIDIVILDMIMPNMSGGDTFDRLKQINPAIKVLLSSGYSISGQATEILERGCNGFIQKPFDIKQLSMKLSEILDES; translated from the coding sequence GTGGATGATGAGGATATGATTATTGACATCGGTGAACAGATGCTGAAGAAGATGGGTTATGCGGTATTCCTGGCAAAAAGTGGAAAAGAGGCACTTAAGATCTATGAAAAGAATAAAGACAAAATTGATATCGTCATATTGGACATGATCATGCCGAATATGAGTGGTGGGGATACATTTGACCGGCTAAAACAAATAAACCCTGCGATAAAGGTTCTTCTTTCCAGCGGTTACAGTATCAGCGGACAGGCAACCGAGATACTGGAGCGTGGGTGCAATGGTTTTATCCAGAAGCCATTCGATATAAAACAGCTGTCAATGAAGTTAAGCGAGATTTTGGATGAGAGTTGA
- a CDS encoding alpha/beta hydrolase: MNYHHFSPKRDTEYLTVRGRSLEVAWHGPGPDEAPTLIFLHEGLGCVDMWRDFPEKLADITGCGSLVYSRLGYGRSEPCDLPRPVRYMHDEGLEVLPELIKAAGIRKCILIGQSDGGSIALIYAGGTPAAPLQGLITEAAHVYCENINIQSIRKAKEEYLKNNLFEKLKKYHGVNTDCAFRGWNDVWLHPDFLFWNIEEYLPGINVPILIIQGENDNYGTIAQVETIDKKTGGSSEKLILDECGHSPHKECEDVVLEAMKRFIEKILKP, from the coding sequence ATGAATTACCACCACTTCAGTCCAAAACGCGATACGGAATATCTAACGGTCAGGGGAAGGTCCCTGGAAGTTGCCTGGCACGGCCCCGGTCCGGATGAAGCCCCCACACTGATTTTTCTGCATGAAGGTTTAGGCTGCGTGGATATGTGGCGGGACTTTCCGGAGAAACTGGCCGATATCACCGGGTGCGGATCGCTTGTTTACAGCAGGCTTGGGTATGGGCGATCCGAGCCATGTGATCTGCCGAGGCCTGTTCGCTATATGCATGATGAAGGTCTTGAGGTTCTGCCGGAACTGATCAAAGCCGCGGGTATACGCAAATGCATTTTAATCGGGCAGTCTGATGGCGGATCGATCGCCCTGATTTATGCCGGAGGAACACCTGCAGCACCTTTGCAGGGTCTGATTACCGAAGCGGCACATGTCTATTGCGAAAACATCAACATCCAGTCTATCAGGAAGGCAAAAGAGGAATATCTGAAAAACAATTTGTTTGAAAAGCTTAAAAAATATCATGGTGTCAATACCGACTGTGCTTTCCGGGGATGGAACGATGTCTGGCTTCATCCCGACTTTCTTTTCTGGAATATTGAAGAGTACCTTCCCGGAATCAATGTGCCCATACTGATCATCCAGGGGGAGAACGATAATTACGGCACAATCGCTCAGGTTGAAACGATTGATAAAAAGACGGGTGGTAGCTCCGAGAAGTTGATACTGGACGAGTGCGGGCATTCTCCCCATAAAGAATGTGAAGATGTCGTATTAGAAGCCATGAAACGATTTATTGAAAAAATTCTTAAACCCTGA
- a CDS encoding succinate CoA transferase: MSIGKHYPILTTEEAVAQIQNGDTVSFSGFTPAGAAKAVPLALARRALEEHAKGKNFKVRVLTGASSGYSIDEELAKANAIAWRGPYHTGGALRKQINRQEVEYVDMHLSHLPQAVAEGFLWKINTAVVEATEITPDGRVYLTTSIGASPTYLKYAEKVIIEINKHQSPRLREMADIIVMPPPPHRYPIHIYEPMTRIGWPYAQVDPRKVIGIVENDEPDRLSAFTQPDETGLKIAGHVTRFLLDEMKAGRIPQTFLPLQAGVGNIANGIMSALGADPDVPPFMMYSEVFQDSLVDIMAAGKLLGASATSLTITSDKLQQIVDNMDYFGSRIVLRPQEISNHPGIIRRLGVISINTALEFDIYGNVNSSHLFGTDIMNGIGGSGDFARNCYLSIFTAPSVVKGGKLSTVVPMCTHIDHTEHSVQVVATEQGLADLRGLGPVERAKLIIEKCAHPDYKPYLERYVREARVGHIPHDLGSCFELHRNFQEFGSMLTDSKNNLIERF; the protein is encoded by the coding sequence TTGTCCATTGGTAAACATTATCCAATTTTAACGACTGAGGAAGCCGTCGCCCAAATACAAAACGGCGATACGGTATCGTTCAGCGGGTTTACTCCTGCTGGGGCGGCAAAAGCCGTCCCGTTAGCCCTGGCCAGACGTGCTCTTGAAGAACATGCAAAAGGGAAAAACTTCAAGGTGCGGGTGCTCACCGGAGCATCCAGTGGATACAGTATTGATGAAGAGCTGGCAAAGGCCAACGCCATTGCCTGGCGAGGACCCTATCACACCGGTGGTGCATTAAGGAAACAGATCAACCGGCAGGAGGTAGAATATGTAGACATGCACCTGTCGCACCTGCCGCAGGCCGTTGCCGAAGGTTTTTTATGGAAAATCAACACCGCGGTGGTGGAAGCCACTGAAATCACTCCCGACGGACGAGTGTACCTAACCACATCGATTGGCGCTTCACCGACTTATTTAAAATATGCGGAAAAGGTGATCATTGAAATTAACAAGCATCAGTCACCTCGATTGAGAGAAATGGCCGACATTATCGTGATGCCTCCGCCGCCGCACCGATATCCCATTCACATTTATGAACCCATGACCCGAATCGGGTGGCCCTATGCCCAGGTGGACCCGAGAAAAGTAATCGGTATTGTAGAAAATGACGAGCCGGATCGCTTGAGTGCATTTACTCAGCCGGATGAAACCGGCCTTAAAATCGCTGGACATGTGACCCGTTTTCTGTTGGATGAAATGAAGGCCGGACGTATTCCGCAAACCTTCCTTCCCTTGCAGGCCGGGGTAGGAAACATAGCCAACGGCATTATGTCCGCTCTGGGGGCTGATCCGGATGTACCGCCGTTTATGATGTACTCGGAAGTCTTTCAGGATTCCCTGGTGGACATCATGGCCGCTGGGAAGCTCCTTGGTGCCAGTGCCACCAGCCTGACCATCACATCGGATAAACTGCAACAGATTGTCGATAATATGGATTATTTTGGTTCACGTATCGTACTTCGACCTCAGGAGATTTCCAACCATCCGGGCATTATCCGGAGGCTGGGGGTGATTTCAATCAATACCGCCCTTGAATTTGATATTTACGGGAACGTAAATTCATCGCATCTGTTCGGTACCGATATTATGAACGGCATTGGCGGCAGCGGGGATTTTGCCCGCAACTGTTATCTTTCCATCTTTACCGCGCCGTCGGTGGTAAAAGGCGGTAAACTATCGACAGTCGTTCCCATGTGTACCCACATCGATCATACCGAACATTCTGTCCAGGTTGTCGCCACGGAGCAGGGATTGGCGGATCTGCGTGGCCTGGGGCCCGTGGAACGCGCAAAACTGATCATCGAAAAATGCGCTCATCCTGATTATAAACCGTATCTGGAAAGATATGTTCGGGAGGCACGCGTTGGTCATATTCCCCATGATCTGGGCAGCTGTTTTGAGCTGCATCGAAATTTTCAGGAATTCGGCTCAATGCTGACCGATTCAAAAAATAATTTAATTGAGCGCTTTTAA
- a CDS encoding methyl-accepting chemotaxis protein, which produces MAVFFAILFVVIYIIQSEAQEKAIEVTAQKTVEETSIALVNWIDDQVRMAQMIAGDPRVIEALTNPKDPKVVHQANEYLQSIHNRFPYYENLPLAVKMTGGRSFEVKVNGKKKTIKDGTFLTDTVGGKTIGKCGPHFSYIKAVYEGKKFFISQVYPSILRGNPIFVISAPVRAKSGKLIGVAVVAPQMSYFTEIFIDKIKVGETGYLFFVDDRGMLIAHPNKDMILKKDVVETIQPITSKLFSQDSEFIKFNESFEAREKFYCGHKVDIKKANILHEWYLVFTQDLEEIHASSRFFLKFLVVLGLAFMGVFSAGLYFMVWQIIEKPVIRITDSLKNGVSNTGKTSRQVAESSQVLVEFTSQQAASLEETSASLEEMATMTKQNAENASQADHLVKQTHEIVKDANNSMTQLTESMSEITGASKETQKIVKTIDEIAFQTNLLALNAAVEAARAGEVGAGFAVVADEVRNLAMRAAEAAQNTAGLIENTVKKIGDGTQIVSGTNEAFVKVAESAAKVKDLIGEIAEASREQSLGIEQINTAVSEMDNVTNHTASSAEESASVAGQMRDQSGRMKSVVDDLVQLVSGNKKDRNISEKI; this is translated from the coding sequence ATGGCGGTATTTTTTGCCATACTATTTGTGGTTATTTACATTATCCAGTCTGAGGCCCAGGAGAAGGCCATAGAAGTCACCGCTCAAAAGACAGTGGAAGAAACCTCCATTGCCCTGGTAAACTGGATTGACGATCAGGTTCGTATGGCCCAGATGATTGCCGGAGACCCTCGGGTGATAGAGGCACTGACAAATCCGAAAGATCCCAAGGTGGTTCACCAGGCCAATGAATATCTCCAGTCCATCCACAACCGTTTTCCCTATTACGAAAACCTTCCTCTTGCCGTGAAGATGACGGGCGGAAGAAGTTTTGAGGTCAAAGTCAATGGCAAGAAAAAGACCATTAAGGACGGCACTTTTTTAACCGATACCGTGGGTGGAAAGACCATAGGAAAATGCGGACCCCATTTCAGCTATATAAAGGCCGTATATGAAGGGAAAAAATTCTTTATCAGCCAGGTATACCCGAGTATACTTCGCGGAAACCCGATCTTCGTCATTTCAGCGCCGGTAAGAGCCAAAAGCGGAAAGCTCATCGGTGTGGCTGTGGTGGCTCCTCAGATGAGCTATTTTACGGAGATTTTCATCGACAAGATCAAAGTCGGTGAGACAGGGTACCTGTTTTTTGTGGATGATCGCGGGATGCTGATTGCACATCCGAACAAGGATATGATTCTCAAGAAGGACGTGGTGGAAACAATACAGCCGATTACCTCCAAGCTGTTTTCCCAAGACAGCGAGTTCATAAAATTTAACGAATCATTTGAAGCCCGGGAAAAATTTTATTGCGGGCACAAGGTGGATATCAAAAAGGCCAATATTCTCCATGAGTGGTATTTGGTGTTTACTCAAGATCTGGAAGAGATTCATGCTTCGTCCAGGTTCTTTCTGAAGTTTCTGGTGGTTCTGGGTCTGGCTTTTATGGGCGTATTTTCTGCAGGCCTTTATTTTATGGTGTGGCAGATTATAGAAAAGCCGGTGATAAGAATCACCGACAGTCTTAAAAATGGCGTAAGCAACACCGGAAAAACCTCAAGGCAGGTGGCAGAATCCAGTCAGGTACTGGTGGAATTTACCTCACAGCAGGCGGCGTCTCTTGAAGAAACATCCGCTTCGCTTGAAGAGATGGCCACGATGACCAAACAGAACGCGGAAAATGCATCCCAGGCTGATCACCTTGTCAAGCAAACCCATGAGATCGTCAAGGACGCCAATAACTCCATGACGCAGCTTACCGAATCCATGTCTGAGATCACCGGTGCCAGTAAGGAAACCCAGAAAATCGTAAAGACCATTGACGAGATTGCATTTCAGACCAATCTGCTGGCCCTGAATGCAGCAGTGGAAGCTGCCCGGGCCGGCGAAGTCGGAGCGGGTTTTGCCGTGGTTGCAGATGAGGTGAGAAACCTGGCCATGCGTGCGGCAGAAGCCGCCCAGAATACCGCCGGTCTGATAGAAAATACGGTCAAGAAAATTGGAGACGGCACACAGATCGTATCAGGAACGAACGAGGCCTTTGTCAAGGTTGCAGAAAGTGCGGCAAAGGTGAAGGACCTGATCGGAGAAATTGCAGAGGCTTCCCGTGAGCAGTCATTAGGGATCGAGCAGATAAATACAGCGGTTTCAGAAATGGACAATGTTACCAATCACACTGCGTCAAGTGCGGAGGAGTCGGCTTCCGTGGCAGGACAGATGCGTGACCAGTCAGGCCGTATGAAATCCGTGGTGGATGATTTGGTTCAACTGGTAAGTGGTAATAAAAAAGATCGTAACATATCGGAGAAGATATAG